The proteins below come from a single Chryseobacterium nepalense genomic window:
- a CDS encoding bacteriocin-like protein: MKNLKKLSRENLKSVKGGITPECVAAQQAAVACYSTLAACQADPNSYDPTFGTSFCMHYCNRYCY, from the coding sequence ATGAAAAATCTAAAAAAACTTTCACGAGAAAACTTAAAATCAGTAAAAGGAGGAATTACTCCGGAATGCGTTGCTGCACAACAAGCGGCCGTAGCATGCTATTCTACCCTTGCAGCCTGCCAGGCTGACCCGAATTCCTATGATCCTACTTTCGGAACTTCATTTTGCATGCATTATTGCAACAGATACTGCTATTAA
- the greA gene encoding transcription elongation factor GreA, producing MASYVTKEGLDKMKAELEQLETVERPKITQQIAEARDKGDLSENAEYDAAKEAQGMLEMRISKLKDVIATSKIIDESQLDTSKVSILTTVRLMNNATKKEQVFTLVPDNESDLKAGKISVNTPIAKGLLGKAVGETADITLPNGNKLSFEVLEITL from the coding sequence ATGGCAAGCTATGTTACAAAGGAGGGATTAGACAAAATGAAAGCTGAGCTGGAACAGTTGGAAACTGTGGAAAGACCAAAAATCACCCAGCAGATTGCAGAGGCAAGAGACAAGGGAGATCTGTCTGAAAATGCAGAGTATGATGCCGCGAAAGAAGCCCAGGGAATGCTTGAAATGAGAATTTCTAAGCTGAAAGATGTTATTGCTACTTCCAAAATCATAGATGAAAGTCAGCTGGATACTTCAAAAGTTTCTATTCTTACCACAGTAAGATTGATGAATAATGCCACTAAAAAAGAACAGGTATTTACTTTGGTTCCTGATAATGAAAGTGATCTTAAGGCCGGAAAAATTTCTGTGAATACCCCGATTGCAAAAGGGCTTTTAGGTAAGGCTGTTGGCGAAACCGCAGACATTACACTTCCTAACGGCAATAAACTTTCTTTTGAAGTATTAGAAATTACCCTTTAA
- the clpX gene encoding ATP-dependent Clp protease ATP-binding subunit ClpX has protein sequence MNSNQCSFCGRKRNEVQMLISGQNGFICENCIEQAHAIVKDSSVKTGFSPAENIEELKKPKEIKEFLDQYVIGQDQAKKQLSIAVYNHYKRLLHAQDENREVELEKSNIIMIGETGTGKTLLAKTIARELNVPFCIVDATILTEAGYVGEDVESILSRLLMVADYDVEKAERGIVFIDEIDKIARKSDNPSITRDVSGEGVQQGLLKLLEGSIVNVPPQGGRKHPDQKYIQVNTQNILFIAGGAFDGIKEIIERRMNKQAIGFSAEKINNTNEDEYILTNINAIDLRSFGLIPELLGRFPIITYLDKLTKETMVRIMKEPKNSIVNQFIELFKMDGTKLVFTDGAIEKIVEETIEKGLGARGLRGTTEKVLEDYMFSIGEEKEIILSEDNIFVKN, from the coding sequence ATGAATTCAAACCAGTGTTCTTTCTGCGGAAGAAAGAGAAATGAAGTGCAGATGCTGATTTCCGGTCAGAATGGTTTTATTTGTGAAAACTGTATCGAGCAGGCACATGCTATTGTGAAGGACAGTTCGGTAAAAACAGGATTTTCCCCGGCTGAAAATATAGAAGAATTAAAGAAACCTAAAGAAATCAAAGAATTTCTTGATCAATATGTGATCGGACAGGATCAGGCAAAAAAACAACTGTCAATTGCTGTTTATAATCATTATAAAAGATTGCTTCATGCTCAGGACGAAAACCGCGAAGTTGAGCTTGAAAAGTCCAACATCATCATGATTGGTGAAACCGGAACCGGAAAAACTTTATTGGCTAAAACCATAGCACGCGAACTGAATGTTCCTTTCTGTATCGTAGATGCTACCATTTTAACTGAAGCAGGATATGTAGGAGAAGATGTTGAAAGTATTCTGTCAAGATTACTGATGGTCGCAGATTATGATGTGGAAAAAGCAGAGAGAGGTATTGTTTTTATTGATGAAATAGATAAAATTGCAAGAAAATCTGACAATCCGAGCATTACAAGAGATGTTTCCGGAGAAGGGGTGCAGCAAGGCTTGCTTAAACTTTTGGAGGGAAGTATTGTAAACGTACCGCCACAAGGAGGAAGAAAACATCCGGACCAGAAATATATTCAGGTAAATACACAAAATATTTTGTTTATTGCAGGAGGTGCATTTGATGGGATTAAGGAAATTATCGAGCGCAGAATGAATAAACAGGCTATTGGTTTCAGTGCAGAGAAAATCAATAATACCAATGAAGATGAATACATTTTAACAAATATAAATGCTATTGATCTCCGTTCTTTCGGATTAATTCCTGAACTTCTGGGAAGATTCCCGATTATCACCTACCTTGATAAATTGACAAAAGAAACAATGGTAAGGATTATGAAAGAGCCTAAAAACTCAATTGTTAACCAGTTTATAGAGCTTTTCAAAATGGATGGTACCAAGCTTGTTTTTACAGACGGTGCTATTGAAAAAATCGTAGAGGAAACTATTGAAAAAGGTTTAGGGGCAAGAGGATTGAGAGGAACTACTGAAAAAGTTCTTGAAGATTATATGTTTTCGATTGGTGAAGAAAAAGAAATAATCCTGTCTGAGGACAATATTTTTGTAAAAAATTAA
- a CDS encoding HIT family protein, giving the protein MSTIFTKIINGEIPSYTIAEDENFIAFLDAMPLVKGHTLVVPKKEVDLIFDLESEEYKNLWGFTQEVAKKIKTAIPCVRVGVAVVGLEVPHAHIHLIPLNQVEDMNFKNERLKLTNEEYVEIQNSIINS; this is encoded by the coding sequence ATGAGTACAATATTCACAAAGATCATCAATGGCGAAATTCCCTCATATACAATTGCCGAGGATGAAAACTTTATCGCTTTTCTGGATGCAATGCCTTTGGTAAAAGGACATACTTTAGTTGTTCCCAAAAAAGAAGTGGACCTTATCTTTGATCTTGAAAGTGAAGAATATAAAAACCTTTGGGGTTTTACTCAGGAAGTTGCCAAAAAAATAAAAACGGCAATACCTTGTGTACGGGTAGGAGTGGCAGTAGTAGGGCTTGAAGTTCCCCATGCCCATATTCATTTGATTCCTCTAAACCAGGTGGAAGATATGAATTTCAAAAATGAAAGACTTAAATTAACAAACGAAGAGTACGTTGAGATTCAGAACTCGATCATTAATTCCTAA
- a CDS encoding HlyD family secretion protein, with protein METKKDILDNIELRSESVQDILTQPPHWMIRWGNTIIFLILVMILIMSYIIRYPEFIPAPIVVTSQNPPEKLEARTNSKIEKIFIKDHQHVKKNEVLMVMQSTANYKDILQLKKLVDSITPDQLARFPLSETSHFKLGELQGDYNSFAKAFQDEALFTRLQPYAPENIAANQSLSEYRVRIATLKQQKSLEQAKYEITRKNYQRSQELFNQGVIAAVELENEKIKFLQAQQNLENINISLSQIEEGISNVNKTKSGTVINTEKDKITYSSQTLQLFEQLRKSLKQWEQNYLIISNTDGEASFQQFFGENQFVKAGDAILSILPDNREKLVGRMSVPATNSGKIITGEKVLIKLDNYRYQEYGIVEGKVQNISLSPDKEGNYYVDVALPKGLKTSYNKTLPFDKELKGNAEIVTQDLRLIERFFYQIRKLLGYQR; from the coding sequence TTGGAAACGAAGAAAGACATTTTAGACAATATAGAACTCCGTTCTGAAAGCGTTCAGGATATCCTTACCCAGCCGCCTCACTGGATGATCCGCTGGGGAAACACCATTATTTTTTTAATCCTGGTGATGATTCTCATCATGAGCTATATCATACGCTATCCGGAATTTATTCCCGCCCCTATTGTGGTTACCTCACAGAATCCGCCCGAAAAGCTCGAGGCACGTACCAATTCGAAAATCGAAAAAATATTCATCAAAGACCATCAGCATGTTAAAAAAAATGAAGTCCTGATGGTGATGCAGTCAACGGCCAATTATAAAGACATCCTACAGCTGAAAAAGCTGGTAGACTCTATTACACCGGATCAGCTGGCCCGATTTCCACTCAGCGAAACTTCCCATTTTAAACTCGGGGAACTGCAGGGCGATTACAACAGTTTTGCAAAGGCGTTTCAGGATGAAGCTTTGTTTACAAGGTTACAGCCTTATGCCCCTGAAAATATTGCCGCCAACCAGAGCCTCTCCGAATACAGAGTGAGAATCGCAACCCTTAAACAACAGAAAAGCCTCGAACAGGCAAAGTATGAAATCACCAGAAAAAATTACCAGCGCTCACAGGAATTGTTTAACCAGGGGGTTATTGCTGCCGTAGAACTGGAAAATGAGAAAATTAAATTCCTTCAGGCGCAGCAGAACCTGGAAAACATCAATATTTCCTTGTCCCAGATCGAAGAAGGAATCTCTAATGTCAATAAAACAAAAAGCGGAACGGTAATCAATACCGAAAAAGACAAAATTACCTATTCTTCACAGACATTACAGCTTTTTGAGCAGCTCAGGAAATCCCTCAAACAGTGGGAACAAAATTACCTGATCATCTCCAATACCGATGGTGAGGCCAGCTTTCAGCAGTTCTTCGGGGAAAACCAGTTTGTAAAGGCAGGAGATGCCATTTTATCTATCCTCCCGGACAACAGAGAAAAGCTGGTGGGAAGAATGTCCGTTCCTGCAACGAATTCAGGGAAAATCATTACCGGGGAGAAAGTGCTCATCAAGCTCGATAATTACCGATACCAGGAATATGGCATCGTGGAAGGAAAAGTCCAGAACATCTCCCTCTCTCCAGACAAAGAAGGAAACTACTACGTAGATGTAGCACTCCCTAAAGGTCTGAAAACTTCCTACAATAAAACGCTTCCCTTCGATAAAGAATTAAAAGGAAATGCCGAAATCGTAACACAAGACCTCAGGCTCATCGAAAGGTTCTTCTACCAAATCAGAAAATTATTAGGGTATCAAAGGTAA
- the dtd gene encoding D-aminoacyl-tRNA deacylase — protein sequence MKAVIQRVSESHVKVDGNIVGEIGKGLMLLVGIDENDTKTDADWLVQKILNLRVFGDEDGKLNLSVQDIKGEILCISQFTLIADYKKGNRPSFIKAAKPDKAIPLFDYFKQELSKSGLKTESGVFGADMKVSLINDGPVTIVMDSIIKA from the coding sequence ATGAAAGCAGTCATTCAAAGAGTTTCAGAATCTCATGTAAAAGTTGACGGGAATATTGTGGGAGAAATCGGAAAAGGCCTTATGCTTCTTGTCGGAATTGATGAAAATGATACAAAAACCGATGCAGACTGGCTCGTTCAGAAGATTCTTAATTTACGGGTTTTCGGGGATGAGGACGGGAAGCTCAATCTTTCGGTACAGGATATTAAAGGTGAAATTCTCTGCATCAGTCAGTTCACCCTGATTGCCGATTATAAAAAAGGAAACCGCCCATCTTTCATTAAAGCTGCAAAGCCTGATAAAGCGATTCCTCTGTTTGATTATTTTAAACAAGAGCTCTCAAAATCCGGACTCAAAACCGAGAGCGGGGTCTTTGGTGCCGATATGAAAGTTTCATTAATCAATGACGGACCGGTAACAATTGTGATGGATTCCATTATAAAAGCTTAA
- a CDS encoding FKBP-type peptidyl-prolyl cis-trans isomerase: MKKTLFTLVLLAGAQLAFAQKSYTDEQKASYYIGQDIAENMKKQGFPADPELLAQGFKDAFGEKASLFPKEEMATFMQNFMQKQNEKKQAEAKLKAEENKKKGADFLAKNKLNKNIKTTASGLQYEVLKEGDGKTKPTATNTATVTYTGKLMDGTVFDSTDKNGGQPIELNLSGVIKGWTEGIQLMSKGAKYRFYIPSDLAYGDNGAGGVIPPGATLIFDVELVDFK, encoded by the coding sequence ATGAAAAAAACATTATTTACGTTAGTTCTTTTAGCAGGAGCACAACTTGCATTTGCTCAGAAATCTTATACCGATGAGCAAAAAGCCTCTTATTATATCGGGCAAGACATCGCCGAAAACATGAAAAAACAAGGCTTTCCGGCAGATCCTGAACTGTTGGCGCAAGGATTCAAAGATGCTTTCGGAGAGAAGGCAAGTTTATTTCCTAAAGAAGAAATGGCTACTTTCATGCAGAATTTCATGCAGAAGCAGAACGAAAAAAAGCAGGCTGAAGCTAAATTAAAAGCAGAAGAAAATAAAAAGAAAGGTGCAGACTTTTTAGCAAAAAATAAGCTGAACAAGAATATTAAAACCACAGCAAGCGGCCTGCAGTATGAAGTTTTGAAAGAAGGTGACGGAAAAACAAAACCAACAGCAACCAATACAGCAACCGTAACGTATACCGGAAAACTTATGGATGGAACCGTATTCGATTCTACGGATAAAAACGGCGGACAACCAATCGAACTGAATCTTTCAGGAGTGATTAAAGGATGGACAGAAGGAATTCAGCTGATGTCGAAGGGAGCAAAATACCGGTTTTATATTCCATCTGACCTTGCTTACGGAGATAACGGAGCCGGCGGTGTGATTCCTCCGGGAGCAACACTTATTTTTGATGTTGAACTCGTTGACTTCAAATAG
- a CDS encoding peptidase domain-containing ABC transporter gives MKSFPFYLQPDSKDCGPTCLRIVSKYYGKTISLQQIRNLSETTREGSSLLGLSDAAEDLGFRSMGVQIDFNTLAEEVPLPCIVHWNKNHFVVVYKIDKNRKVYISDPSYGLITYAPQEFIKLWIGENANEKTEEGIALILETTPAFFQTEFDDKESKASFSFLSKYLLKYKSLVIQLAIGLLAGSLLSLIFPFLTQSIVDVGIQNQDLNFIYLVLLAQIMLFIGRMGIEVIRSWILLHLSARINISIISDFFIKLMKLPISFFDTRMTGDIMQRINDHHRIEQLLTSSSLNTLFSLVNLIIFSIVLLFYDYRLFVVYLVGAAAYIGWISFFLKKRKELDYKRFSQVSQEQSKVIELINGMQEIKMHNAEKQKRWDWEFLQVKLFKIRIKSLSLEQWQSVGGNFINQMKDILVSFLSAKLVLSGNLTLGMMLSVQYIIGQLNSPLLQLIDFIKQSQDAKISLERLGEIHDKDDEENPDEQYTHDLPQKDIEVENLSFRYIGSEVHVFENLNLNIPYQKTTAIVGASGSGKTTLLKLLMKFYEPNEGEIRLGNTKLKNISPRYWRDHCGVVMQEGYIFNDTIANNIAVGEDYPDKKKLRKAVEIAHIKDFIEELPLSYNTKIGNEGLGVSGGQKQRLFIARAVYKSPEYIFFDEATSALDANNEKVIMENLEQFFKGKTAVVIAHRLSTVKHADKIIVLDKGKVVEEGNHAQLVALKGEYYRLVKNQLELGN, from the coding sequence TTGAAATCCTTTCCCTTTTACCTTCAGCCTGATTCCAAAGACTGCGGACCTACGTGCCTTCGTATCGTCAGCAAATACTATGGTAAAACCATTTCCCTGCAGCAGATCCGCAACCTCTCGGAGACCACCCGCGAAGGAAGCAGCCTTCTGGGGCTGAGTGATGCTGCCGAAGATTTGGGATTCCGTTCCATGGGCGTTCAGATCGACTTCAATACCCTGGCCGAAGAAGTACCCCTCCCCTGCATTGTGCACTGGAACAAAAACCATTTTGTGGTCGTTTATAAAATTGACAAAAACAGAAAAGTATATATTTCCGATCCAAGCTACGGGCTCATTACCTACGCTCCGCAGGAATTCATCAAGCTCTGGATTGGTGAAAACGCCAATGAAAAAACAGAAGAAGGCATTGCCCTGATTTTAGAAACAACCCCTGCGTTCTTCCAGACCGAATTTGACGATAAAGAAAGCAAAGCCAGCTTTTCCTTTCTTTCAAAATATCTCTTAAAATACAAATCCCTGGTCATCCAGCTGGCCATAGGACTTCTGGCAGGAAGCTTATTGTCCCTGATTTTCCCTTTCCTTACCCAGAGCATCGTAGACGTAGGCATCCAGAACCAGGACCTGAATTTCATTTACCTGGTCCTTCTCGCCCAAATCATGCTCTTCATCGGAAGAATGGGAATCGAGGTGATCCGGAGCTGGATTTTACTGCACCTTTCCGCAAGGATCAATATTTCCATTATCTCCGATTTCTTTATCAAGCTCATGAAGCTGCCCATCAGCTTTTTTGATACCCGAATGACGGGAGATATCATGCAGAGGATTAATGATCATCACAGGATCGAGCAGCTCTTAACCAGCTCTTCGCTTAACACGCTCTTTTCCCTGGTGAACCTCATTATATTCAGCATCGTCCTTCTGTTTTATGATTACAGGCTGTTTGTTGTATACCTGGTGGGTGCGGCAGCTTATATCGGGTGGATCAGCTTTTTCCTGAAAAAAAGAAAAGAACTCGATTATAAAAGATTTTCCCAGGTTTCCCAGGAACAGAGCAAGGTGATTGAGCTTATTAACGGCATGCAGGAAATTAAAATGCACAATGCCGAAAAACAAAAACGCTGGGACTGGGAGTTTCTCCAGGTAAAGCTTTTTAAAATCCGGATCAAATCTCTATCCCTGGAGCAGTGGCAGTCCGTGGGAGGGAATTTCATCAACCAGATGAAGGATATCCTGGTAAGCTTTCTCTCTGCAAAACTGGTGTTAAGCGGAAATTTAACGCTGGGAATGATGCTCTCCGTGCAGTACATCATCGGACAGCTCAACAGCCCTTTGCTGCAGCTTATCGATTTTATCAAACAATCCCAGGATGCCAAAATTTCACTCGAAAGACTGGGCGAAATTCATGATAAAGACGATGAGGAAAATCCGGACGAGCAATATACCCATGATCTTCCCCAAAAGGATATTGAAGTTGAAAATCTCTCTTTCCGCTATATCGGTTCAGAAGTGCATGTTTTTGAAAATTTAAATTTAAATATTCCTTATCAGAAAACTACCGCCATTGTTGGGGCCAGCGGAAGCGGGAAAACAACCCTGCTCAAGCTCCTGATGAAGTTTTATGAACCCAATGAAGGGGAAATAAGGCTGGGTAACACCAAGCTTAAGAATATTTCTCCCCGGTACTGGAGGGATCATTGCGGAGTGGTGATGCAGGAGGGCTATATTTTTAATGATACCATTGCCAACAATATTGCGGTGGGTGAAGATTATCCTGATAAGAAAAAACTGCGTAAAGCAGTAGAAATAGCCCATATCAAAGATTTTATCGAAGAACTTCCTTTAAGCTACAACACCAAGATCGGAAATGAAGGCCTGGGAGTAAGCGGCGGACAAAAGCAAAGGCTTTTCATTGCAAGGGCCGTATACAAATCCCCGGAATATATTTTCTTCGATGAAGCCACCTCCGCACTGGACGCCAATAATGAAAAGGTAATTATGGAAAACCTAGAGCAGTTTTTTAAAGGTAAAACGGCCGTGGTAATTGCCCACAGGCTTTCCACTGTAAAACATGCCGATAAAATCATTGTTTTAGACAAAGGAAAAGTGGTGGAAGAAGGAAACCATGCTCAGCTCGTGGCTTTAAAAGGAGAATATTACCGTCTGGTAAAAAATCAATTGGAACTTGGAAATTAA
- a CDS encoding peroxiredoxin family protein has product MKKIFTLSAITAAFSLQAQFTVTIQAPSDFTDQDAILYTLNGSKDIIFSKEKSKNNTWVFKYPKNYMGMMKAYFPGSNNTFNFISENKSVNIKLETQANKIKDIVYLDEANDLMSKQQEGSQKKELILPALSQIKEYYKDNTEFGKALKAEISRLSGGSEGIDQAQHPFIYYYNTNYSKFLSNDASKKVSQDDIINFIDKSNDMLETSSLLRPVLVSYLNTGGNTNVSTSVDKLLDRLKVETPRGQTVLSELIDIFDVYDMQDFKTKYLGLAKNLKCTITDRLASTIKSNANVEIGAVFPNYTFQAPINTNAKTLHHIKADKKVVIFWSSTCSHCESELPQLLAKYNDLKARNIQIVGLSLDVDKDSYTKKISAFPWVNDSELRGWNSSYADTYNIHATPTYFILDANNKIINKPEHVGDVLEYFKLK; this is encoded by the coding sequence ATGAAAAAGATTTTTACGTTATCGGCTATTACAGCCGCATTTTCATTGCAGGCTCAGTTTACAGTTACCATACAGGCTCCTTCAGATTTTACAGATCAAGACGCTATTTTATATACCTTAAACGGTTCCAAAGACATCATTTTTTCAAAAGAAAAAAGTAAAAATAATACATGGGTCTTTAAGTATCCTAAAAATTATATGGGGATGATGAAGGCTTATTTCCCGGGGTCTAACAATACATTTAATTTTATTTCGGAAAATAAAAGTGTAAATATAAAACTCGAAACGCAGGCTAATAAAATTAAAGATATCGTATATCTTGATGAAGCAAATGACCTTATGAGTAAACAGCAGGAGGGTTCCCAGAAAAAAGAGCTTATACTTCCTGCTTTGTCACAAATTAAAGAATACTATAAAGACAATACAGAATTCGGAAAGGCACTTAAGGCCGAAATCAGCAGACTTAGCGGAGGTTCTGAAGGTATTGATCAGGCTCAGCATCCTTTTATTTATTATTACAATACCAATTACAGCAAATTTCTTTCTAATGATGCTTCTAAAAAAGTAAGTCAGGATGATATTATTAATTTCATCGATAAATCAAACGACATGCTCGAAACCTCGTCTTTACTGAGACCGGTTTTGGTTTCGTATCTCAATACAGGTGGAAATACTAATGTGAGTACGTCTGTAGATAAGCTCCTTGACAGGTTAAAAGTAGAAACTCCCAGAGGGCAGACTGTTCTTTCTGAGTTGATTGATATTTTTGATGTTTACGACATGCAGGATTTTAAAACCAAATATCTTGGGCTGGCTAAAAATCTTAAATGTACAATTACGGACCGATTGGCGTCTACCATAAAATCTAATGCCAACGTCGAAATCGGAGCGGTTTTTCCTAATTACACTTTTCAGGCACCGATTAATACTAATGCCAAAACACTTCATCATATAAAAGCGGATAAAAAGGTAGTGATATTCTGGTCATCAACATGTTCTCATTGTGAAAGTGAGCTACCGCAATTATTGGCAAAATACAATGATTTGAAAGCAAGAAATATTCAGATCGTCGGTTTGTCATTGGATGTTGATAAAGATTCATATACTAAAAAAATCAGCGCATTTCCGTGGGTGAATGATTCAGAATTAAGAGGATGGAACAGCAGTTATGCAGATACCTATAATATTCATGCTACACCAACGTATTTTATTTTGGATGCTAACAATAAGATAATCAATAAACCAGAGCATGTAGGCGATGTTTTGGAATATTTTAAATTAAAATAA
- a CDS encoding T9SS type A sorting domain-containing protein, with product MRKNLFAIGLLAATYSVQAQNILVHIDDTAITYVSDGTLLYSGGGFQTRGSGIIDVHGNIMIDGVSGDGFKTITTGGANKTNGGNIVLRLNDPNTYASSTYGQLYINGLSQSNITGVVTKEFRTGRHGNSNSYFQQIAMPFNGKTVSSLSTEFGKTFNTSRYDNPVLKWDNTNVVSVHFTSLASATSDPTGYYMLKSKNNDLDASTPPVSLTTIAPTATGSVFTLHGQPYTNLSAPLTLQNGGNVNFGPSGSNKNVYNEKYNTYLDDSFEFTTTPWSGTFGKNFYQFGNPFLTNIDLSRIGYNESAGVTDGNAVSNIWGIEYNPGTVITLANGSTYATGSIVQTFDTNGIPVGDTGLIIKPMQTFKIKLRDNSPQTLNFNTLRRFSGTVRAASTDYSVVAAKTTSTGTVKQLGVIGLDVNGKELSRTYYVVSPTFTTGHQTSAATSVQASAGKNMIGTFEEALNGGYDNNYLNYWLYINEANELNFKGKNVKLVNYYTDQVTSYKFEIKENAEPIANGAHALSSGIGFYYKAPNGTVQEAKQGQIIPVTGAEYDLYYGEPSNIVLATTETAGASPRTLVIYDPSIANYFVRFDPNWKKADIEVYDMSGKLVISRKAVDTSRDFVIELDGKIKNAYVVKVVSDKGEIVNTKILK from the coding sequence GTGAGAAAAAATTTATTTGCTATTGGTCTATTAGCAGCTACTTATTCTGTTCAGGCGCAGAATATTCTAGTACACATAGATGATACAGCTATTACCTATGTTAGTGACGGTACTTTATTATACTCCGGAGGCGGGTTCCAAACAAGAGGCTCCGGTATAATCGATGTTCACGGCAACATCATGATTGACGGCGTGTCCGGTGATGGTTTCAAAACCATTACTACCGGAGGAGCCAATAAAACAAACGGCGGAAATATCGTATTACGTCTTAATGATCCTAATACATACGCATCTTCTACTTACGGCCAACTTTACATCAACGGACTATCTCAATCCAATATTACGGGTGTTGTTACCAAAGAATTTCGCACAGGTAGACATGGAAACAGCAATAGCTATTTTCAGCAGATTGCTATGCCGTTTAACGGTAAAACAGTCAGCAGCTTATCAACGGAATTCGGAAAGACGTTTAACACAAGCAGGTATGATAACCCGGTTTTAAAGTGGGATAATACGAATGTGGTCTCTGTTCATTTTACAAGTTTAGCATCCGCAACAAGTGATCCTACAGGATATTACATGCTGAAATCCAAAAATAATGATTTGGATGCAAGTACTCCACCTGTTTCACTCACTACTATTGCACCAACTGCAACAGGATCCGTATTTACGCTCCACGGCCAGCCTTATACCAATCTTTCGGCTCCATTAACACTACAGAATGGAGGGAATGTGAACTTTGGTCCTAGCGGAAGTAATAAAAATGTGTACAATGAAAAGTATAACACTTATCTTGATGACAGCTTTGAATTTACAACCACACCTTGGTCCGGAACATTTGGGAAGAATTTCTACCAATTTGGTAATCCGTTTCTTACGAATATAGACTTATCCAGAATAGGCTATAATGAAAGTGCGGGTGTAACAGACGGAAACGCTGTGTCCAATATATGGGGTATTGAATATAATCCAGGCACAGTCATTACCCTTGCGAATGGCTCAACTTATGCAACAGGCTCTATAGTACAGACTTTTGATACAAACGGAATCCCGGTAGGGGATACTGGTCTTATTATAAAACCAATGCAAACTTTTAAAATCAAGCTGAGAGATAATTCACCTCAAACATTAAATTTTAACACCTTGAGAAGGTTTAGCGGAACTGTAAGAGCGGCGTCAACTGACTATAGCGTTGTTGCTGCAAAAACAACTTCTACAGGAACAGTGAAGCAGTTAGGTGTGATTGGTCTTGATGTCAACGGAAAAGAATTATCTAGGACTTATTATGTGGTTTCCCCGACTTTCACTACTGGACATCAAACTTCTGCGGCAACATCCGTTCAGGCTTCTGCCGGTAAAAATATGATCGGTACTTTTGAAGAAGCTTTAAACGGAGGGTATGATAATAATTATCTTAACTACTGGTTATACATTAATGAAGCCAACGAGCTTAATTTTAAAGGTAAAAATGTAAAACTTGTTAATTATTATACAGATCAGGTTACATCTTATAAGTTTGAAATTAAAGAAAATGCAGAACCTATTGCAAATGGGGCTCATGCACTTTCTTCCGGAATAGGATTTTATTATAAGGCGCCAAATGGAACAGTACAAGAAGCAAAACAAGGTCAAATAATACCTGTAACAGGTGCTGAATATGATCTGTATTACGGAGAACCTAGCAATATTGTTTTAGCGACTACTGAAACGGCAGGAGCTTCTCCAAGAACACTTGTAATATATGATCCGTCGATAGCAAACTATTTTGTAAGATTTGATCCCAACTGGAAAAAAGCTGATATTGAAGTTTATGATATGAGTGGAAAATTAGTTATCTCTAGAAAAGCTGTAGATACATCACGTGATTTTGTTATAGAATTAGATGGTAAGATTAAAAATGCTTATGTAGTGAAAGTAGTATCTGACAAAGGAGAGATTGTTAATACAAAAATTTTAAAATAG
- a CDS encoding signal peptidase — translation MKTINKLVIAFFLLPVLWISAQPPIPGGGGNGGNGTGSESAPVAMYVYLLAIIAILLILIFGKKYMLKKI, via the coding sequence ATGAAAACTATAAATAAACTAGTCATAGCTTTCTTTCTCTTACCTGTCTTATGGATTAGTGCGCAGCCGCCAATTCCGGGAGGTGGCGGTAATGGGGGGAACGGGACAGGATCAGAATCTGCTCCAGTGGCTATGTATGTATATTTACTTGCCATTATTGCGATCTTATTGATACTAATTTTCGGCAAAAAATATATGCTTAAGAAAATATAA